One window of Cryobacterium arcticum genomic DNA carries:
- a CDS encoding ExeM/NucH family extracellular endonuclease, whose product MSFAPPRPLRLALASALGACLALAPVVAFPAQANTAGTGVVINEAYLSGGSAGAAFSAKFVELYNPTDTAIDLSAWSLQYRKATGVVTDSPAAVALTGTIPAKGYYLVSGGSNANGANGAALPTPDQVSTLNPSGTTGTLILADSTLPLSLESGNAAGNPNVIDLVGYGASLTFEGAVAPAPSSNTDVKSLNRTAFADTDNNATDISLSASITPTNAAGQTAATPTPPPTDTPEPTTPPAPPTDTTAISAIQGTGDTSPLVGSTVKTVGIVTAAYPVGGFAGFYLQTPGTGGSSTETASQGIFVYTKTLVSPVAVGDYVSVVGAVSEYYGLTQLTIGTLADITPLDGSGIAAPVASELRLPSTDAERERLEGMLVSPVGDFTVTNNYTTNQYAEIGLAAGTTPLVNPTVTDRPGSAGYTAAVAANAARAITLDDGASTNYLSSSNQGKPVPYLSTEDPVRIGAAATFTQPVILDYRNSAWKLQPREALVPGNAATVQPATFADTRTAAPEDVGGDIRLGTFNVLNYFSTTGDTLTGCSFYTDRSGANITVRSGCDARGAADQANFLRQQAKIVAAINALDAQVISLEEIENSAVFGKDRDTALGTLVAALNADLGTDTWAYVPSPAALPANEDVIRTAFIYQKAAVETVGASTILTGSAAFSNARQPLAQAFQLVGDTGSRFLTIVNHFKSKGSGTGVDADMGDGQGASNASRVNQATALVAFADTMSAQTGIDRVFLTGDFNAYDQEDPIKVITDAGYLNQEAKSGEYTYAYDGSVGSLDHVFASVEADAAVAAVDVWNINSVESVALEYSRYNSNVTDFYVADPYRSSDHDPVVLGLNLATPTEPAPEPSTPAPTPGPTTPAPTTPAPTPPITPETPAGSPTAAPESSLTAALRDRISTNLLRYTAGSAITITAGTQHAGETVSAWVRSTPVNLGGWLRVSAAGTVTTALPADLAAGTHRIILQDAAGGVIGWTEITVVAVGTAATGGLASTGVEPLPVLGGALLLLLLGSVLTGTVLARRRRGTVTGA is encoded by the coding sequence ATGTCGTTCGCCCCACCCCGCCCGCTCCGGCTGGCCCTCGCCTCAGCGTTGGGAGCGTGCCTGGCGCTCGCCCCGGTCGTCGCGTTCCCCGCCCAGGCCAACACGGCCGGCACCGGCGTCGTCATCAACGAGGCCTACCTCAGCGGAGGCAGCGCCGGCGCGGCCTTCTCGGCCAAGTTCGTCGAGCTGTACAACCCCACCGACACTGCCATCGACCTCTCCGCCTGGTCGCTGCAGTACCGCAAGGCCACCGGCGTCGTCACCGACAGCCCGGCGGCCGTCGCTTTGACCGGAACGATCCCGGCCAAGGGGTACTATCTCGTCTCCGGCGGGTCGAATGCGAACGGCGCGAACGGTGCGGCCCTGCCCACCCCCGACCAGGTCTCCACCCTCAACCCCAGCGGCACCACCGGTACCCTCATCCTCGCTGACTCCACCTTGCCACTCAGCCTCGAGTCCGGCAACGCCGCCGGTAACCCGAACGTGATCGACCTGGTGGGCTACGGCGCCTCCCTCACCTTCGAAGGCGCCGTCGCCCCGGCTCCGTCATCCAACACCGACGTCAAGTCACTGAACCGCACCGCGTTCGCCGACACCGACAACAACGCCACCGACATCAGCCTGTCGGCGAGCATCACACCCACCAACGCGGCCGGCCAGACGGCGGCCACCCCGACCCCGCCGCCCACTGACACACCCGAACCCACGACGCCGCCTGCGCCGCCGACCGACACCACCGCGATCAGCGCCATCCAGGGCACCGGCGACACCAGCCCGCTGGTCGGCAGCACCGTGAAAACCGTCGGCATCGTCACCGCCGCCTACCCCGTCGGCGGGTTCGCCGGCTTCTACCTGCAGACGCCGGGCACCGGAGGCAGCAGCACCGAAACGGCCTCGCAGGGCATCTTCGTGTACACCAAGACCCTGGTGAGCCCGGTCGCGGTCGGCGACTACGTGAGCGTCGTCGGGGCGGTCAGTGAGTACTACGGCCTGACCCAGTTGACCATCGGCACCCTGGCCGACATCACCCCCCTCGACGGCAGCGGCATCGCCGCACCGGTCGCCAGCGAGTTGCGGCTGCCGAGCACCGACGCCGAGCGGGAACGTCTCGAAGGGATGCTCGTCAGCCCGGTCGGCGACTTCACGGTCACCAACAACTACACCACCAACCAGTACGCCGAGATCGGCCTCGCGGCCGGCACCACGCCCCTGGTCAACCCCACCGTGACCGACCGTCCCGGCAGCGCCGGTTACACGGCCGCCGTGGCCGCGAACGCCGCCCGGGCGATCACCCTCGACGACGGCGCCAGCACCAACTACCTCAGCTCTAGCAATCAGGGCAAGCCGGTTCCCTACCTGTCCACCGAGGACCCCGTGCGCATCGGCGCGGCCGCCACCTTCACCCAGCCGGTGATCCTGGACTACCGCAACTCCGCCTGGAAGCTCCAGCCGCGCGAAGCGCTCGTGCCGGGCAACGCCGCCACCGTGCAGCCGGCCACGTTCGCCGACACCCGCACGGCGGCCCCGGAGGACGTGGGTGGCGACATCCGCCTGGGCACCTTCAACGTGCTCAACTACTTCTCCACCACGGGCGACACCCTCACCGGCTGCAGCTTCTACACCGACCGCTCCGGGGCCAACATCACCGTGCGCAGCGGATGCGACGCCCGCGGCGCCGCCGACCAGGCGAACTTCCTGCGCCAGCAGGCCAAGATCGTCGCGGCCATCAACGCCCTCGACGCGCAGGTCATCTCGCTCGAGGAGATCGAGAACTCCGCAGTGTTCGGCAAGGACCGCGACACCGCGCTGGGCACTCTCGTGGCCGCGTTGAACGCCGATCTCGGCACGGACACCTGGGCGTACGTGCCGTCCCCGGCGGCACTGCCGGCCAACGAGGACGTCATCCGCACCGCCTTCATCTACCAGAAGGCCGCGGTCGAAACCGTGGGCGCGTCGACCATCCTCACCGGCTCCGCCGCGTTCAGCAACGCCCGCCAGCCGCTCGCCCAGGCCTTCCAGCTGGTCGGCGACACCGGCAGCCGGTTCCTCACCATCGTCAACCACTTCAAGTCGAAGGGGTCCGGCACGGGCGTGGACGCCGACATGGGCGACGGGCAGGGTGCGTCCAACGCCTCCCGCGTGAACCAGGCGACCGCCCTGGTGGCCTTCGCCGACACCATGTCGGCGCAGACCGGCATCGACCGGGTGTTCCTCACCGGCGACTTTAACGCCTACGACCAGGAAGACCCGATCAAGGTGATCACCGACGCCGGATATCTCAACCAGGAGGCCAAGAGCGGCGAGTACACCTACGCCTACGACGGTTCGGTCGGCTCCCTCGACCACGTCTTCGCGTCGGTCGAGGCGGATGCCGCCGTGGCGGCGGTGGATGTGTGGAACATCAACTCGGTCGAATCGGTGGCCCTCGAGTACAGCCGGTACAACTCCAACGTCACCGACTTCTACGTCGCCGACCCGTACCGCTCCTCCGACCACGACCCCGTGGTGCTCGGCCTGAACCTGGCGACCCCGACCGAGCCGGCACCGGAGCCCAGCACCCCGGCGCCGACCCCCGGACCGACCACTCCCGCCCCGACCACGCCGGCGCCTACCCCGCCCATCACGCCGGAGACCCCCGCCGGGTCACCCACCGCCGCGCCGGAGAGCTCCCTGACCGCCGCGCTCCGTGACCGGATCAGCACGAACCTGTTGCGGTACACGGCCGGCTCGGCCATCACCATCACGGCCGGCACGCAGCACGCCGGCGAGACGGTGTCCGCCTGGGTGCGCTCCACCCCGGTCAACCTCGGCGGCTGGCTGCGGGTCAGTGCCGCGGGCACGGTGACCACCGCCCTGCCCGCCGACCTGGCCGCCGGCACGCACCGGATCATCCTGCAGGACGCCGCAGGCGGCGTGATCGGATGGACCGAGATCACCGTCGTCGCGGTCGGCACGGCAGCAACGGGCGGCCTGGCGAGCACGGGCGTGGAGCCGCTGCCCGTGCTGGGCGGCGCCCTGCTCCTGCTGCTGCTCGGCTCCGTGTTGACGGGCACCGTGCTCGCACGCCGGCGCCGCGGCACCGTCACCGGCGCCTGA
- a CDS encoding amino-acid N-acetyltransferase, whose protein sequence is MTEQGFTVRRARTSDVPLIQELVEPLVQQRILLGKDRVVFYEAVQEFRVVEDAHGALVGCGALHVMWEDLGEVRTLAVSQDWLGRGVGHALLVRLEADARELGLSRLFCLTFEVGFFTRHGFLDMGTETVDPHVYAELVRSPDEGVAEFLDLARVKPNTLGNTRMLKRLT, encoded by the coding sequence GTGACAGAGCAGGGTTTCACGGTCCGTCGGGCCCGCACGAGCGATGTGCCGCTCATCCAGGAACTCGTTGAACCGCTCGTTCAGCAGCGCATCCTCCTCGGCAAGGACCGGGTGGTCTTCTACGAGGCCGTGCAGGAGTTCCGGGTCGTCGAAGACGCCCACGGCGCTCTGGTGGGTTGCGGCGCCCTGCACGTCATGTGGGAGGACCTCGGCGAGGTGCGCACCCTCGCGGTATCGCAGGACTGGCTCGGCCGCGGAGTGGGTCACGCCCTGCTCGTCCGGCTCGAAGCGGATGCCCGCGAGCTCGGGCTCAGCCGGCTGTTCTGCCTCACCTTCGAGGTGGGCTTCTTCACCCGCCACGGATTCCTCGACATGGGCACTGAGACCGTCGACCCGCACGTCTATGCCGAACTCGTGCGCTCTCCCGACGAGGGTGTCGCCGAGTTCCTCGACCTCGCCCGCGTGAAGCCGAACACCCTCGGCAACACCCGGATGCTCAAGCGCCTGACCTGA
- a CDS encoding ATP-dependent Clp protease ATP-binding subunit, which produces MFERFTDRARRVVVLAQEEAKMLNHNYIGTEHILLGLIHEGEGVAAKALESLGISLDAVREQVQDIIGQGQQQPTGHIPFTPRAKKVLELSLREALQLGHNYIGTEHILLGLIREGEGVAAQVLVKLGADLNRVRQQVIQLLSGYQGKEQVQVGANETAAGPAGSQILDQFGRNLTQAARDNKLDPVIGREKEIERVMQILSRRSKNNPVLIGEPGVGKTAVVEGLAQAIVKGDVPETLKDKQLYSLDLGSLIAGSRYRGDFEERLKKVTKEIRTRGDIIVFIDEIHTLVGAGAAEGAIDAASILKPLLARGELQTIGATTLDEYRKHFEKDAALERRFQPIQVNEPSLPHTINILKGLRDRYEAHHKVSITDGALVAAANLADRYVSDRFLPDKAIDLIDEAGARLRLSILSSPPELREFDEKIAVVRAAKETAIEDQDFEKAAGLRDEEKNLLGERLRLEKKWKSGDVKTTAVVDEGLIAEVLAQATGIPVFKLTEEESSRLVFMEKALHQRVIGQEEAISALAKTIRRTRAGLKDPKRPSGSFIFAGPTGVGKTELAKALAEFLFDDEAAMISLDMSEYGEKHTVSRLFGAPPGFVGFEEGGQLTEKVRRKPFSVVLFDEIEKAHPDIFNSLLQILEEGRLTDGQGRVIDFKNTVIIMTTNLGTRDISGSPVGFQLEGDTATSYDRMRGKVNEELKKHFKPEFLNRVDEIIVFPQLSKPELLQIVDLFVKRLGDRLLDRDMTIDLTLAVKEHLIEVGFDPALGARPLRRAIQREVEDRLSEKILHGELNAGDHVHVDFVDGEYVFTTTNRNEAVSVGINTAAGVGTGPGTPDLAITSD; this is translated from the coding sequence ATGTTTGAGAGATTTACCGACCGAGCTCGTCGTGTCGTCGTCCTGGCCCAGGAAGAGGCCAAGATGCTCAACCACAACTACATCGGAACCGAGCACATTCTGCTCGGTCTCATCCACGAGGGTGAAGGCGTGGCCGCCAAGGCCCTGGAGAGCCTCGGCATCTCCCTGGATGCCGTGCGCGAACAGGTGCAGGACATCATCGGCCAGGGCCAGCAGCAGCCCACCGGGCACATCCCGTTCACGCCTCGTGCCAAGAAGGTCCTCGAGCTGAGCCTGCGGGAAGCCCTGCAGCTCGGCCACAACTACATCGGAACCGAGCACATTCTGCTCGGGCTCATCCGCGAGGGCGAGGGCGTGGCCGCCCAGGTGCTGGTCAAGCTCGGCGCCGACCTCAACCGGGTGCGCCAGCAGGTCATCCAGCTCCTTTCCGGCTACCAGGGAAAGGAGCAGGTGCAGGTGGGCGCGAACGAGACCGCAGCCGGCCCCGCGGGCAGCCAGATTCTCGACCAGTTCGGACGCAACCTCACGCAGGCGGCGCGCGACAACAAACTCGACCCGGTCATCGGGCGCGAGAAGGAGATCGAGCGGGTCATGCAGATCCTCTCCCGCCGCTCCAAGAACAACCCCGTGCTCATCGGTGAACCCGGCGTCGGCAAGACCGCCGTCGTCGAGGGCCTCGCCCAGGCGATCGTCAAGGGCGATGTGCCCGAGACGCTCAAGGACAAGCAGCTTTACTCGCTCGACCTGGGCTCGCTGATCGCCGGCAGCCGCTACCGCGGTGACTTCGAAGAACGCCTGAAGAAGGTCACCAAGGAGATCCGCACCCGCGGTGACATCATCGTGTTCATCGACGAGATCCACACCCTCGTCGGAGCAGGTGCCGCCGAGGGCGCCATCGACGCGGCGTCGATCCTCAAGCCCCTGCTCGCCCGCGGTGAACTGCAGACCATCGGTGCGACCACGCTCGATGAGTACCGCAAGCACTTCGAGAAGGATGCCGCTCTCGAGCGTCGCTTCCAGCCCATCCAGGTGAACGAGCCGTCGCTGCCGCACACCATCAACATCCTCAAGGGTCTGCGCGACCGGTACGAGGCGCACCACAAGGTCTCCATCACCGATGGCGCCCTCGTGGCCGCGGCCAACCTCGCCGACCGCTACGTCTCCGACCGCTTCCTGCCCGACAAGGCCATCGACCTGATCGACGAGGCCGGCGCACGCCTGCGCCTCTCGATCCTGTCGAGCCCGCCGGAGCTGCGCGAATTCGACGAGAAGATCGCCGTGGTCCGTGCTGCCAAGGAGACCGCGATCGAGGACCAGGACTTCGAGAAGGCCGCTGGCCTGCGCGACGAGGAGAAGAACCTCCTCGGCGAGCGTCTGCGCCTGGAGAAGAAGTGGAAGTCCGGCGACGTCAAGACCACCGCCGTGGTCGACGAGGGCCTGATCGCCGAGGTCCTGGCGCAGGCCACCGGCATTCCCGTGTTCAAGCTCACCGAGGAGGAGTCCTCGCGGCTCGTCTTCATGGAGAAGGCACTGCACCAGCGCGTCATCGGTCAGGAAGAGGCCATCTCGGCGCTCGCCAAGACTATCCGTCGCACCCGTGCGGGCCTGAAGGACCCGAAGCGTCCGAGCGGTTCGTTCATCTTCGCCGGCCCCACCGGTGTCGGTAAGACCGAGCTCGCCAAGGCCCTCGCGGAGTTCCTCTTCGACGACGAGGCAGCCATGATCTCGCTCGACATGAGCGAGTACGGCGAGAAGCACACCGTCTCGCGACTGTTCGGTGCTCCTCCCGGGTTCGTCGGCTTCGAAGAGGGCGGCCAGCTCACCGAGAAGGTGCGCCGCAAGCCGTTCTCCGTGGTGCTGTTCGACGAGATCGAGAAGGCTCACCCCGACATCTTCAACTCGCTCCTCCAGATTCTGGAAGAGGGCCGGTTGACGGATGGCCAGGGTCGCGTGATCGACTTCAAGAACACCGTCATCATCATGACCACCAACCTCGGCACCAGGGACATCAGCGGCTCGCCCGTCGGGTTCCAGCTCGAGGGCGACACGGCGACCAGCTACGACCGGATGCGCGGAAAGGTGAACGAGGAGCTGAAGAAGCACTTCAAGCCCGAGTTCCTCAACCGTGTTGACGAGATCATCGTCTTCCCGCAGCTGTCCAAGCCGGAACTGCTGCAGATCGTGGACCTGTTCGTCAAGCGACTGGGTGACCGGCTGCTCGACCGCGACATGACCATCGACCTCACCCTGGCGGTGAAGGAACACCTCATCGAGGTGGGCTTCGACCCCGCACTCGGTGCCCGGCCGCTGCGTCGCGCGATCCAGCGTGAGGTGGAGGACCGTCTGAGCGAGAAGATCCTGCACGGCGAGCTGAACGCCGGCGACCACGTGCACGTGGACTTCGTCGACGGGGAGTACGTGTTCACCACGACGAACCGCAACGAGGCCGTCTCGGTGGGCATCAACACCGCCGCGGGAGTTGGCACCGGCCCGGGCACGCCCGACCTCGCCATCACGAGCGACTAG
- a CDS encoding helix-turn-helix domain-containing protein, giving the protein MAAVDDDESTGIHCRLDELLVERCLTLTRLSELVGVSVVNLSVLKNDRAKAIRYSTLAAVCVALDCEVGDLLVRAD; this is encoded by the coding sequence GTGGCAGCCGTCGATGACGACGAGAGCACCGGCATCCACTGCCGGCTCGACGAACTGTTGGTCGAACGCTGCCTCACCCTCACCCGGCTCAGCGAGCTGGTCGGGGTGAGCGTGGTCAACCTGTCGGTACTGAAGAACGACCGGGCCAAGGCCATCCGCTACTCGACCCTGGCCGCGGTCTGTGTGGCGCTGGACTGCGAGGTCGGCGACCTGCTGGTGCGCGCCGACTGA
- a CDS encoding pirin family protein: protein MSNLETEPAELLCDGSTPIGTLTEAPAPVVILEPRDVPLGGPRAMGVRRTLPQRRRSLIGAWCFVDHYGPDDVSVTGGMVVPPHPHTGLQTASWLFAGEVEHRDSVGSLALVRPGELNLMTAGAGISHSEVSTPATTALHGVQLWIALPELTRHQAPHFENHVIAPVTLNGVTLHVFIGSLAGQTAAALGDTPLVGAQLDLPAGASIDLEVQSAFEHGVLVDTGAVSVAGTPVRQYELGFVDAGRRRIRVENTGEAHARVLLLGGEPLGEQIVMWWNFIGRSHEEITAWRAQWQSDVIDETDAAGPFGHVAYHGAALPAPVLPTVRLKPRD from the coding sequence GTGAGCAACCTGGAAACCGAACCGGCCGAACTCCTCTGCGACGGCAGTACGCCGATCGGCACCCTGACCGAGGCGCCCGCGCCGGTCGTCATCCTCGAGCCGCGCGACGTGCCCCTGGGTGGGCCCCGCGCCATGGGTGTGCGGCGCACGCTCCCCCAGCGCCGGCGCAGCCTGATCGGCGCCTGGTGCTTCGTGGACCACTACGGGCCAGACGACGTCTCCGTCACCGGTGGCATGGTCGTGCCGCCGCATCCGCACACCGGGCTGCAGACCGCGAGCTGGCTCTTCGCCGGTGAGGTCGAGCACCGCGACAGCGTCGGCAGCCTGGCGCTCGTGCGTCCGGGTGAGCTCAACCTGATGACCGCCGGGGCCGGCATCAGCCACTCCGAGGTGTCGACGCCGGCCACGACGGCCCTGCACGGCGTGCAACTGTGGATCGCGCTGCCCGAGCTCACCCGGCACCAGGCCCCGCACTTCGAGAACCACGTCATCGCCCCCGTCACCCTGAACGGTGTCACCCTGCACGTGTTCATCGGCAGCCTGGCCGGGCAGACCGCGGCGGCCCTTGGCGATACCCCCCTGGTCGGCGCCCAGCTGGACCTGCCCGCCGGGGCCTCGATCGACCTGGAGGTGCAGAGCGCCTTCGAGCACGGGGTGCTCGTCGACACCGGTGCGGTCTCGGTCGCCGGCACCCCGGTGCGGCAGTACGAGCTGGGCTTCGTCGATGCCGGGCGCCGGCGCATCCGCGTGGAGAACACCGGCGAGGCGCACGCCCGCGTACTGCTGCTGGGCGGCGAGCCGCTCGGCGAGCAGATCGTGATGTGGTGGAACTTCATCGGCCGCAGCCACGAGGAGATCACCGCATGGCGGGCCCAGTGGCAGTCCGACGTGATCGACGAAACGGATGCGGCCGGCCCGTTCGGCCACGTCGCGTACCACGGCGCCGCCCTGCCGGCACCGGTTCTGCCCACCGTGCGGCTGAAGCCCCGGGACTGA
- the cls gene encoding cardiolipin synthase, translating to MDLSTILLVVAFLVDFAIRVVAIIVVPRNRRPTSGMAWLLAIFLIPYFGALLFLLIGFRTLPKKRVEKQAEINQFILDSTAGMERVTREHPWPGWLESVVELNRNLGAMPLVGDNRARLHGHYEETLAAMAADIDRATKYVHVEFYILSLDDTTAGFFDAMENAVKRGVTVRVLMDHIQSARKPGFKRTKRRLTDSGVKWELMLPLQPFKGKWQRPDLRNHRKLVIVDGRIGFMGSQNVIDRTYNMKSNIRRGLKWKDLMVRLEGPIVSGLNAIFITDWYSETNELLTRDIEPVHPEDISDAIDCQVVPSGPGFVGENNLRLFLALLYYAQERIVITSPYFVPDESIMYAITTAVQRGLHVELFVSEIGDQALVYHAQRSYYEELLRAGVKIYMYKAPYVLHAKHFTIDDDVAVIGSSNMDMRSFSLNFEVSLMVRGHSFVEALREVEDGYRADSRELTLDEWMKQPLRSTILDNLARLTSAVQ from the coding sequence ATCGACCTGTCCACCATCCTCCTTGTGGTGGCGTTCCTTGTTGACTTCGCCATCCGGGTCGTGGCCATCATCGTGGTCCCGCGCAACCGCAGGCCCACCTCCGGGATGGCCTGGCTGCTGGCGATCTTCCTGATCCCGTACTTCGGGGCGCTCCTGTTCCTGCTGATCGGCTTCCGCACGCTGCCCAAGAAGCGCGTCGAGAAGCAGGCGGAGATCAACCAGTTCATCCTCGACAGCACCGCGGGCATGGAACGGGTCACCCGGGAACACCCCTGGCCCGGCTGGCTGGAGTCGGTGGTGGAGCTCAACCGCAACCTCGGCGCCATGCCGCTGGTGGGCGACAACCGGGCCCGCCTGCACGGCCACTACGAGGAGACCCTCGCCGCGATGGCCGCCGACATCGACAGGGCGACCAAGTACGTTCACGTGGAGTTCTACATCCTCTCCCTGGACGACACCACGGCGGGGTTCTTCGACGCCATGGAGAACGCGGTCAAGCGCGGTGTGACCGTACGGGTGCTGATGGACCACATCCAGTCGGCACGGAAGCCCGGATTCAAGCGCACCAAACGGCGCCTCACCGACTCCGGCGTGAAGTGGGAACTGATGTTGCCGCTGCAGCCGTTCAAGGGCAAGTGGCAGCGACCCGACCTGCGCAACCACCGCAAGCTCGTCATCGTGGACGGCCGGATCGGGTTCATGGGCTCGCAGAACGTGATCGACCGCACCTACAACATGAAGTCCAACATCCGCCGCGGACTCAAGTGGAAGGACCTCATGGTGCGGCTCGAGGGCCCCATCGTGTCGGGCCTGAACGCCATCTTCATCACCGACTGGTACAGCGAGACCAACGAGCTGCTCACCCGCGACATCGAGCCCGTGCACCCCGAAGACATCTCGGATGCCATCGACTGCCAGGTGGTGCCCAGCGGCCCCGGCTTCGTGGGCGAGAACAACCTGCGCCTCTTCCTCGCGCTGCTGTACTACGCGCAGGAACGCATCGTGATCACGAGCCCGTACTTCGTGCCGGACGAGTCGATCATGTACGCGATCACCACGGCGGTACAGCGCGGCCTGCACGTTGAGCTGTTCGTCTCCGAGATCGGCGACCAGGCCCTCGTGTACCACGCCCAGCGCTCGTACTACGAGGAACTGCTGCGCGCGGGCGTGAAGATCTACATGTACAAGGCGCCGTACGTCTTGCATGCCAAGCACTTCACGATCGATGACGACGTGGCCGTGATCGGCTCGAGCAACATGGACATGCGCTCGTTCAGCCTCAACTTCGAGGTGTCGCTGATGGTGCGCGGGCACTCCTTCGTGGAGGCGCTCCGCGAGGTGGAAGACGGCTACCGGGCCGACAGCCGGGAGCTCACCCTGGACGAGTGGATGAAGCAGCCGCTGCGTTCGACGATCCTGGACAACCTGGCCCGGCTGACCTCGGCCGTTCAGTAG
- the lysS gene encoding lysine--tRNA ligase, with protein MSTTPDAAPGHTSGTDEQDAQAAAAELSEQKAVRLAKRDRLNAAATNAGGGAYPVSVPVTHTIPAVRAEYGDLEADAATGVTVGLAGRIVHLRNTGKLCFASLQSGDGSRIQAMVSLAAVGEESLAAWKDLVDLGDHVFVSGEVISSRRGELSIMVSEWQVAAKALLPLPNLHSELSEETRVRSRYLDLIARDQARRTVVQRSQAVASLRATFTARGFLEIETPMLQTMHGGASARPFSTHSNAFDTELFLRIAPELFLKRAVVGGIDRVYEINRNFRNEGADSTHSPEFAMLEAYEAYGDYTSIAELTQTLIQDAAAAITGGSHVVTWADGTEYDLGGQWDRISMYDSLSAAVGRTISPATPLAELQQLAAAEGVEVDHPIHGKYVEELWEHFVKGDLVRPTFVLDFPVDTSPLVRGHRSIDGVVEKWDLYIRGFELATGYSELVDPVVQRERFVEQARLAAGGDPEAMRLDEEFLRALEHGMPPTGGMGMGIDRLLMALTGLGIRETILFPLVK; from the coding sequence ATGAGCACCACCCCCGACGCCGCGCCCGGCCACACGTCCGGCACTGACGAGCAGGACGCGCAGGCCGCAGCGGCCGAACTGTCCGAGCAGAAGGCCGTTCGCCTGGCCAAGCGCGACCGCCTGAACGCGGCGGCAACCAACGCCGGCGGTGGTGCCTACCCGGTGTCGGTGCCCGTCACCCACACCATCCCCGCCGTGCGCGCCGAATACGGCGACCTCGAGGCGGATGCCGCCACGGGCGTCACAGTGGGCCTGGCCGGCCGCATCGTGCACCTGCGCAACACCGGCAAGCTGTGCTTCGCCAGCCTGCAGTCCGGCGACGGCAGCCGCATCCAGGCCATGGTGTCGCTCGCCGCCGTCGGTGAGGAGTCCCTCGCGGCCTGGAAGGACCTCGTCGACCTCGGCGACCACGTCTTCGTCTCCGGTGAGGTCATCTCCTCCCGCCGTGGCGAGCTCTCCATCATGGTCTCCGAGTGGCAGGTGGCCGCCAAGGCGCTGCTGCCGCTGCCCAACCTGCACTCCGAACTCAGCGAGGAGACCCGGGTGCGCAGCCGCTACCTCGACCTCATTGCCCGCGACCAGGCCCGCCGCACCGTCGTGCAGCGCTCGCAGGCCGTCGCGAGCCTGCGCGCCACCTTCACCGCGCGCGGCTTCCTCGAGATCGAGACGCCGATGCTGCAGACCATGCACGGCGGCGCCTCCGCCCGGCCGTTCTCCACGCACAGCAACGCCTTCGACACCGAGCTGTTCCTGCGCATCGCCCCGGAGCTCTTCCTCAAGCGCGCCGTCGTCGGCGGTATCGACCGGGTCTACGAGATCAACCGCAACTTCCGCAACGAGGGCGCCGACTCCACCCACTCGCCCGAGTTCGCCATGCTCGAGGCCTACGAGGCGTACGGCGACTACACCTCGATCGCCGAGCTCACCCAGACCCTCATCCAGGATGCCGCCGCAGCCATCACCGGCGGCTCGCACGTCGTGACCTGGGCCGACGGCACCGAGTACGACCTGGGCGGCCAGTGGGACCGCATCAGCATGTACGACAGCCTCTCGGCCGCCGTGGGACGCACCATCAGCCCCGCCACCCCGCTGGCCGAGCTGCAGCAGCTCGCCGCGGCCGAGGGGGTCGAGGTCGACCACCCGATCCACGGCAAGTACGTCGAAGAGCTCTGGGAGCACTTCGTCAAGGGCGACCTCGTGCGTCCCACCTTCGTGCTCGACTTCCCGGTGGACACCAGCCCGCTCGTACGCGGGCACCGCTCCATCGACGGTGTTGTGGAGAAGTGGGACCTCTACATCCGCGGCTTCGAACTGGCCACCGGCTACTCCGAGCTCGTCGACCCCGTCGTGCAGCGCGAACGTTTCGTGGAACAGGCCCGGCTCGCCGCGGGCGGCGACCCCGAGGCGATGCGCCTGGACGAGGAATTCCTGCGGGCGCTCGAGCACGGCATGCCGCCCACCGGTGGCATGGGAATGGGCATCGACCGGCTGCTGATGGCCCTCACCGGCCTCGGCATCCGCGAGACCATCCTCTTCCCGTTGGTAAAGTGA